In Thunnus maccoyii chromosome 11, fThuMac1.1, whole genome shotgun sequence, one genomic interval encodes:
- the LOC121907289 gene encoding trace amine-associated receptor 13c-like: protein MEGAELCVLQLNNSCTRPKLSDSEYLLIYILLSCISLLTATLNLLVIISISHFKQLHTPTNLLLLSLAVSDFFVGLIIFFQIVLIDGCSFLSDVMCALCQYLTYIITSASVGTMVLISVDRYVAICDPLHYPIKITLKRVQICICLCWMCSVLCFSLLMKDHLRHPSRYRSCSGDCVISFNFIERIIDLILTFIIPSAVIFVLYMRIFIVAVSQARALQSHIATVTLQRSEPVTAKKSEMKAARTLGIVIVAFLICICPYFCVTLTGQDTLLTASSEAFVACLFYFNSCLNPVIYVFFYPSFRKSIKLTVTLQILQPDSCDTNIM, encoded by the exons ATGGAAGGAGCTGAGCTCTGCGTTCTACAACTCAACAACTCCTGCACGAGGCCAAAGCTTTCTGACTCTGAATATCTGCTTATTTACATTCTGCTGTCCTGCATCTCTCTGCTCACTGCAACTCTCAACCTGCTGGTCATCATCTCCATCTCCCACTTCAA ACAGCTTCACACTCCcaccaacctcctcctcctctctctggctGTCTCAGATTTCTTCGTGGGCCTCATCATATTCTTTCAAATTGTGCTTATAGACGGCTGCTCGTTCCTCAGTGATGTCATGTGTGCTTTGTGTCAGTATCTGACATACATTATTACCTCTGCCTCAGTAGGAACTATGGTGCTCATTTCAGTTGACCGCTATGTGGCTATTTGTGACCCTCTGCATTATCCCATCAAAATCACTCTAAAAAGAGTTCAAATCTGTATTTGTCTGTGTTGGATGTGTTCTGTATTATGTTTCAGTTTGCTGATGAAGGATCACCTGAGACATCCTAGCAGATATAGATCCTGTTCTGGAGATTGTGTGATAAGCTTTAACTTTATTGAACGAATTATAGATCTTATTTTAACCTTCATTATCCCCAGTGCTGTCATTTTTGTTCTGTATATGAGAATATTTATTGTGGCTGTGTCTCAGGCTCGTGCCCTGCAGTCACATATTGCAACGGTCACACTCCAGCGTTCAGAGCCTGTAACTGCTAAAAAGTCTGAAATGAAAGCAGCCAGGACTCTTGGTATTGTTATAGTTGCGTTTCTAATATGCATTTGCCCATATTTCTGTGTCACCCTTACAGGCCAGGACACCTTGCTCACTGCTTCATCCGAAGCCTTTGTGGCATGTCTGTTCTATTTTAACTCCTGTCTAAACCCTGTGatctatgtttttttctaccctTCATTCAGAAAATCGATTAAACTCACTGTTACACTTCAAATACTGCAGCCTGACTCCTGTGACACCAACATAATGTAA